The genomic window TGAGGATCGAAGAATGAGCCGGTCACTGCTTTCCCCCAGCCTGCTGGCGCTGGGCCTGGCCGCCGCACTGCCGGTGTTCGCGCAATCGCACGCCGGGCACGGCATGGCCACGATGGCTCCGCCGGCGAAGACTGCGACGTCCGCGGCCGTACCGGCGGACCATTCAAAGATGGACCATTCAAAGATGGACCACTCAAAGATGGACCATTCGAAGATGGATCACTCGACGATGGACCATGGCACGGTGCCACCGGCGGCGATGGACCCTTCCACGATGGATCATTCCACGATGGACCACGCCGCGATGGGTCACCGTGCGCCCGCGCCCACCGAACCGCGCGAACCGATCCCGGTGCCCACCGATGCCGACCGCGCCGCCGCCTTCCCGCCGATCGCCCATGGCGCCATGGAGCACGCGCCGGAGATCAACAGCCTGCTGCTGATCGACCGCCTCGAACACTGGGACGGCAAGGACAGCAACGGCCAGGCCTGGGAGGCCAGCGGCTGGGTCGGCGGCAACATCAACCGCCTGTGGCTGCGCAGCGAGGGCGAACGCAGCAATGGCCGCACCGAATCATCGGCGATCGAAGCTCTGTATGGCCGCAGCGTGTCGGCATGGTGGGACGTGCTGGTCGGCGTGCGCCAGG from Stenotrophomonas sp. 704A1 includes these protein-coding regions:
- a CDS encoding copper resistance protein B, with the protein product MSRSLLSPSLLALGLAAALPVFAQSHAGHGMATMAPPAKTATSAAVPADHSKMDHSKMDHSKMDHSKMDHSTMDHGTVPPAAMDPSTMDHSTMDHAAMGHRAPAPTEPREPIPVPTDADRAAAFPPIAHGAMEHAPEINSLLLIDRLEHWDGKDSNGQAWEASGWVGGNINRLWLRSEGERSNGRTESSAIEALYGRSVSAWWDVLVGVRQDFRPADSRTWAAVGIQGLAPYKFESSATLYLGSGGQVLATAEVEYDVLLTNRLILQPLLEATVAAKDEPEYGIGRGLNKVEAGLRLRYEFSRRFAPYIGISHERSFGDSADYAGGHARDTRWVAGVRMWF